The DNA segment TCACCGATGTCGCCCAGTGGCTGGCCCGCCCGGAGAAGCCCGAGCCGTACCTCCAGTCGACGCTCTACACCAAGATCGTCCTGGCCCTGCTGACCGACCGCGACGCCGCCGAACTGCTGGACAGCCAGCGCACCGAGCACCTGCGGCTGATGCGCGGACTGACCGAGCGCAAGCGCACCGGCGACCTCGCCGACCAGCTGATCTGCGACCACGCGCTCTTCCACCTCGAAGCCGATCTGCGGTGGCTGGAGCTGACCGCCGCGCGGCTCGGCAAGCTGGCCGAAGCGGTCCGCCCGTGACGCCGGAGGGCTCCCTGCTCGCGGCGGAAGGGCTGTGCAAGACCTACGGTCGGACCACGGCGCTCGACGACGTCGAGTTCTCCGTCCACCCCGGTGAGGTCGTCGCCGTCATGGGCCCCTCCGGCTCCGGCAAATCCACCCTGCTGCACTGCCTCGCCGGGATCATCCCCCCGGACTCCGGCACCGTCCGCTACGGCCCGCACTCCCTGACCGGGCTGAGCGACGCCCGGCGCAGCGCCCTGCGCCGCACCGACTTCGGCTTCGTCTTCCAATTCGGCCGGCTGGTGCCGGAGTTGACCGCGCTGGAGAACGTCGCGCTGCCGCTGCGGCTGAACGGCACCAAGCGCAAGGAAGCCGAACGCCGGGCCCACGAGTGGCTGGAGCGGCTGGAGGCCGACACGGTGCGCGGCCGGCGGCCCGGGGAGATATCCGGCGGCCAGGGCCAGCGGATCGCCGTCGCCCGCGCCCTCGTCACCCGGCCG comes from the Streptomyces angustmyceticus genome and includes:
- a CDS encoding PadR family transcriptional regulator; translated protein: MSIGHTLLGLLESGPRHGYDLKRAFDQHFGQDRPLHYGQVYSTMSRLLKNGLVEVDAVEPGAGPERKRYAITDAGITDVAQWLARPEKPEPYLQSTLYTKIVLALLTDRDAAELLDSQRTEHLRLMRGLTERKRTGDLADQLICDHALFHLEADLRWLELTAARLGKLAEAVRP
- a CDS encoding ABC transporter ATP-binding protein; this encodes MTPEGSLLAAEGLCKTYGRTTALDDVEFSVHPGEVVAVMGPSGSGKSTLLHCLAGIIPPDSGTVRYGPHSLTGLSDARRSALRRTDFGFVFQFGRLVPELTALENVALPLRLNGTKRKEAERRAHEWLERLEADTVRGRRPGEISGGQGQRIAVARALVTRPRVVFADEPTGALDSLNGERVLTLLTDAARDTNAAVVLVTHEARVAAYSDREVVVRDGRVKDMQAGLL